One Gemmatimonadales bacterium genomic window, CGCGGCCCCCGTGATCATGTTCTTCACGTAGTCCGCGTGCCCCGGGCAGTCCACGTGCGCATAGTGCCGGTTCGCCGTCGAGTACTCCACGTGGCTCGTCGCGATCGTCAGGATCTTCGTCGCATCCCGACGCCCCTGACTCTCCGACGCCTTCGCCACCTGATCGTACGGGACGTACGCCCCCAGCCCCTTGTCGGCCGCGATCTTCGTCAACGCCGCCGTCGTCGTCGTCTTCCCGTGGTCAACGTGCCCGATCGTTCCAACGTTGACGTGCGGCTTGTTCCGCTCGAATTTCGCCTTGCCCATTGTGCTGTCGTCCTAATAACAAGTGGTTCGAGATACTTATTTCTTGGTCTTGGCTACGATTTGCTCTTCGACCGCCTTCGGCACCTGCTCGTAGTGGTCGAACTGCATCGAGTACACCGCCCGGCCCTGACTCATGCTGCGCAGGTTGGTCGAGTACCCGAACATCTCTGAAAGCGGTACCTCCGAGGCGACCACCTGGTTCTCGCCTCGCTGCGTCATGCCACCGACTTTACCGCGCCGGCTCGACAGGTCGCCGATGACGTCACCCAGGTAATCGCCCGGCGTGACGACTTCGACTTCCATGATCGGCTCGAGGATGATCGGACCAGCCTGCTTACAGGCCTCCTTGAACGCCATCGAGCCCGCGATCTTGAACGCCATTTCCGAGCTGTCGACGTCGTGGTAGCTGCCGAAAACCAGCGCCACCTTGACGTCCACCACCGGATACCCGGCCAGCACGCCGTTCTCGAGCGCCTCGCGGATACCCGCCTCGACCGGCTTGATGAACTCACGCGGGATCACACCACCCACGATCTTGTCCTCGAAATGGAAGCCGGTGCCCGCCTCGGCCGGCTCGAGGTCGATGACCACGTGGCCATACTGACCCTTACCGCCCGACTGCCGCACGAACTTGCCTTCGACCTGCGTGACCTTTTTGCGAATGGTCTCGCGAAAGGCTACCTGCGGACGGCCGACATTCGCTTCAACCTTGAACTCCCGCTTCATCCGGTCGACCAGGATTTCCAGATGGAGCTCGCCCATTCCGGCGATGATCGTCTGACCCGTCTCGGCGTCGCTGCGCACCTTGAAGGTCGGGTCTTCCTCGGCCAGCTTGTTGAGCGCAATGCCCATCTTGTCCTGGTCGGCCTTGGTCTTGGGCTCGATCGCGACGTCGATGACGGGATTCGGGAACTTCATCGCCTCGAGAATGACCGGCTTGTCCTCGTCGGACAGCGTGTCGCCCGTGCGCGTATCCTTGAGACCGATGGCCGCCGCGATATCGCCGGCCAGCACCTCTTCGATCTCTTCCCGCTTGTTGGCATGCATCTGCAGCAAGCGACCGATCCGCTCGCGCTTGTCCTTGGTGCTGTTATAGACGTAGCTGCCCGACTTGATCGATCCCGAGTAGACCCGGAAATAGGTCAGGCGACCGACGTACGGATCGGTCATGATCTTGAACGCCAGCGCCGAGAAGGACTCGTCGTCCGACGCGATCCGCTCGACCTGGGTGTCGTCATGCAACGGCAGGTGACCCTTGATCGGCGGAATGTCCGACGGCGCCGGCAGGAAGTCGATCACCGAATCGAGCAGCGCCTGGACACCCTTGTTCTTGAAGGACGCGCCACACAGCACCGGGACGATCCAACCGTTGATCGTGGCGCGGCGAATCGCACCCATGATCTCTTCCAGTGTGGGCTCGACACCATCGAGGTACTTCTCGAGCAACTCCTCCTCATGCTCGACCGCCGCCTCGATCAGCTCATGGCGATACTTGGCAACCTGCTCCTGAAATGCCTCGGGAATCGGCATCTCGGTGAAGGTCTTGCCCATGGTCTCGTCATTGAAGACGATCTCGACCTGGCGCAGCAGATCGATGTGCCCGGTGAAGGTCTCACCAGAACCGACCGGCAGCTGCAGGGGAAATGCCTTCCGCGTCAGCCGATCGCGAATCATCTGCAGACAGCGATCGAAGTTGGCACCGACCCGGTCCATCTTGTTCGAAAAGATGATCCGCGGAACGCCATAGCGATCCGCCTGACGCCAGACCGTCTCGGTCTGCGGCTCAACACCCGCCACCGAATCCAGCAACGTCACCGCACCGTCGAGCACGCGCAGCGAGCGCTCGACCTCGGCCGTGAAGTCCACGTGGCCGGGGGTGTCGATGATGTTGATCCGGTACTCTTCACCGTTGCGAGTCCAGAAGCAGGTCGTCGCAGCAGAGGTAATCGTGATACCCCGCTCCTGCTCCTGCTCCATCCAGTCCATGGTGGCCGCGCCGTCATGGACCTCACCGATCTTGTGACTCTTGCCGGTGTAGTAGAGGATGCGCTCGGTCGTCGTCGTCTTGCCGGCATCGATGTGCGCCATGATGCCGATGTTGCGATAGCGACTGAGCGGTGTGGTACGAGCCATGTGAATCGATCCTTAGCCTTCCAAACGTATCCGTCAATACAAAAGCGGGGCGACCAGCCGGGACCCTGTCCCGCGGTATCGCTCCGCACGACCTCCTCGGCACTGACGCGGACCGTCGCCCTACGCGACTGCAGTCCGACTCCGACAGGAGGGGGCGCCTGTGAGGCAACCCTCGGCTTTTTCTCCGGCCCGGAGGTGGCGGGGGAAACCTCCCCTACCGTCACGCGGGCCTGATACTACCTACCAGCGATAGTGTGCAAACGCACGATTGGCCTCGGCCATCTTGTGCGTGTCTTCCTTCTTCTTGATCGTGTTGCCCTCGCCCTTCGATGCGAGAATCAACTCAGCCGCCAGCCGCTCCGACATCGTCTTCTCGGTGCGCGCCCGCGAGTACTGAATGATCCAACGCATTGCCAGCGCGGTCCGCCGCTCAGGACGAACCTCGACCGGAACCTGCAGCGATGCACCGCCAACTCGGCGGCTCTTGACCTCGACGGCCGGCTTCGCGTTGGCCACGGCCTGCTTGAAGACGGTCACACCGGGCTGCCCGGTCCGCTCTTCAATCAGGTCCATCGCGCCATAAAACACCCGCTCGGCCAAGCTCTTTTTGCCCTCATACATGATGGCATTGAGGAACTTGGAAACCGTCTGGCTGTCATACCGCGGATCGGGCGGCAACGGCCGCCGGATTGCCTTGTTACGCCGACTCACTTCTTACCTCCGGCCGGTGCGCCAGCCTTGGGCGCCTTCGCTCCATACTTCGACCGGCTCTGCTTCCGGCCGTTGACCCCAGCGGCGTCGAGTGTACCCCGAACGATGTGGTACCGAACGCCCGGCAAGTCTTTGACGCGACCACCGCGAATCAGAACGATCGAATGCTCCTGCAGGTTGTGCCCTTCGCCGGGGATGTAGGCAATCACCTCAAACCCGTTGGACAACCGAACTTTGGCCACCTTCCGAAGCGCCGAGTTCGGCTTCTTCGGGGTAACCGTGTATACGCGCGTGCAGACGCCCCGCCGGAACGGGTTCTGCTTGAGCGCAGGAGACTTGTCTTTGTATACGGGCGCCTTCCGAGGGCGCCGCACCAACTGATTGATCGTCGGCATCAACAAACTTCCTATAAGGCCCGAGATTCGGAGCCCCAGAAGCTACCCCGGCGGCACCCCTTGGTCAAGCCTACCCGGTTCGCCGGGCCGGACCGGACCAGCCACCTGAACGACGGTCGGCGGCCGACCACCCCCACCCCCGGTCCGGGCGCCTCACCTTTCTGTATATTGTCGCCAGCCCCCGACCATCTCACGGAGCACCTGGTATGCGTCCTTGCCTGCCTGTTCTCGGCCTGTTCCTCCTGCTGATCGGAACCGCAGAGTCTGCGGCTTCCCAAGAGCCCCGGACCTTCGATGTCTACACCAAGGGGATTCACGCGGCCGAGCTGGTCATCGGCAGGGCAGAGTACCGAATCCGGAAGCGAAACCCGGAAACCGGGGCCTGGTCCTCACCCACGGTGCGGCCCGCATTTCCGGTGGCAACCGACACGGCGTTCATGCTGCCGGGCCGGATCCGGCTCCTCGCGCTGCAGCTCCCCCAGCTGGAGCGGATCCCCTGGGAGCTCTTGCCCGCGGCCGCCTGGCCCGACGCCGTCACGCTGTACGACCGGCAGGAACGGCGGGAGGTCGTGGTCGGCGGGCGCACCGTCCAGACCACCCGCTGGACCCATCGCGACGGCAGCCTGCCGGTCGATCTGATCATCGACCAGGCCGGCACGCTGGTCGCAGGAATCGACCTCAGAGCCGACGTGGTCCTGGTCCGGAGGGGCTACGAGGCACTCACCACCGTGCCGCGATGGCAAGAGGCAAACATCTCCCCGGCACGCTACGGCTATCACCTTGCCGAGCGCGTCATGGTACCGATGAGCGACGGCACCCGACTGGCGACTCTCGTCTACCTGCCTCGGGAGGGCAAGGGCCCCTACCCTACCATTTTCGTTCGGACCCCCTACGGCATCAGCAATCTGATCCTCGAGTACTGGCACTACGTCGCGCGCGGCTACGCCGTGGTGCTTCAAGCCGTCCGCGGCACGATCTACTGGGATGCCGCGAATCGCTCCGAAGGGGTCTGGGATCCGATGATCAACGAACCGGCCGACGGCAAGACAAGCCTCGAGTGGCTGGTCCGTCAGCCCTGGTCCGATGGTCAGGTCTGCATGCAGGGCGGCTCGTACGTCGGGTACACCCAGTGGGCCGTCTCGATGGCCAACAACCCGGCCCTCAAGTGTCTGATTCCAGAGAGCTCGATGGGCACCGCCTTCAGCGACCAACCCTATTGGGGCGGAACCATCGTCGAAGGCATTGCCTACTACGTCCTCTTCATGCTCGACAAGCCCATTCTCCCCGGTCGGAGCTGGAACGAGATTCTCCACCATCGGCCGCTGATCGACCTGGACCGCTACGCGACCGGCAGCGACATACCGCAATGGAAGCGGCTGCTCACGCACCAGTCCAACGATGCCTACTGGGCCCGACAGAACTGGTACCGGTCGACCGAGCCGCGCCGCTTCTCCGCGCTCCAGATCAGCGGGTGGTTCGATGACGACTTCCCGGGCACCGAAGCGAACTGGGCCATGATGACACGGTACGGCCAGGGACCGCAGCGCCTCGTCATCGGCCCCTGGAAGCACAGCTACAACGCCGACCGGAGGCTCAACAGCTACAGCTTCGGCCCGACCGCCGTTCGCGAGGACATCTGGCTGCTCAAGCAGCAATGGTACGATCGTTTCCTGCGCAACAAGGCGCCCTCAGCACCGGCGCCCACCGTCGACTACTTCGTGCTGGGCAGCAACCAGTGGCGCCAGGCCAGCGCCTGGCCGCCCGCCGAAGCCGCAGCGACGCCATGGTATCTCGAAAGCGACGGCCAGGCGGCCCGACTGCGCAGCCGGGGCCACCTCGTGCCGGAGGCCCCGGTGACAGCCGGCACGCCCGACCGCTATCGCTACGACCCGGCCAACCCGCCGGCGAACTGGTATGACTTCGATCAGATGCAGCGGTGGGAGGACGTCCAGAGTTTCCCGTATGACGTCAAGGACATCGAGTCGCGCCCCGATGTCGTGACCTACACCTCAGCGCCGCTGGAGGAGGACCTGACGATTGCCGGAAACGTGATGATGGTGCTGCACGCCTCGACCGACGTACGCGACACCGACTGGTGGATTCACCTCGCTGATGTCGACACCAGCGGCCGATCCAACCGCATCTCGCTCGGTGTGCTGAGGGCACGGTTCCGTGACCTCGAGGACCCGGTCAATCGGGCGCTGGGCAAGAACTATGAGTCTGAGCGGCCGCTGTCGGGCGACCCCGGCGAGGTTGTCGAATACCGGATCGCGTTGCGGTCGATTGCCAACACCTTCAAGAAGGGCCACCGGATCCGGATTGCCGTGATGAACGCCATGAACAACTACTCGTTCCCGAACTCCAACACCGGCGCCGACGAAGCCCGCGTGACGGAAACGATCCCGGGACAGATGGCCATCCATCACGGCGGCCCGCATCCGAGCCGGATCATCCTGCCGGTGCTACCCCGCCAGGCCGGCCTCAGGCCGGCACCAACCCCGTAGCAGTGAGCGCGCCATCCTCGAGCATGGCAGTCAGAGCCGCGCGAAACGCCGCGACCGTCTGCGCCACGTCCTCAGCCTGGTGCGCAGCAGAGAACATCAGCGCCTCGCCCCGGAGACTGGCCACTCCGCGAGTCAGCAGTTCCAGATCCAAGCGGCGATAGACCGGAGCGCGAAGCGGATCCACCAGTCGGGTCCAGTCTCGTGTCGGCGCTTCGGCATCGTCTGCGTCGGCGTCGGCATCCACCGGCCCGAGATAGATGTGACAGATGCTGCGCCCATAGACCCTGCCGCTGACCCCGAGGTCACGAAGGGCCGCGTTGGCGCCGCGCCTCAACTCGGCCGCGGTCTCCGCCGCATGACGTTGCGGCGCACCGTCCCGGTAAAGCCTGCAGGCCGCGATGCCAGCTGCGCAGCTCAATGGAAAAGCGTTCCAGGTGCCGCCCCGGGCAATCAGTCGCTCGGCGCCGATCGACGGGTCGAGCGGTGCAAACAGATCGGCCCGACCGACGAGCACACCACAGGGCATCCCCGCGCCAACGGCTTTGCCGAGGGTCGTGAGGTCAGGTCGAACCCCGACCACTGCCTGCCACCCCCCCGGCGCGTCTCGAAACCCGGTCACGACCTCGTCGAGGATGAAGACCGTCCCGTGACGCCGCGCCAGCTCGGCCAGCGCACGATAAAACGCCGGCGCAACCGGAATCCGGCCCGACAGATGCGCCCCGCCGCCTTCGATCATGACCGCCGCGTACTCTCCCGATACCAGTTCACGCTCGACCGCGTCGAGGTCACCCGGTGGCAGGACGGTGATGGCCTCGTTGACGGCGCCCGGAGCACCCGGGGCAGTCAGCTCGTCGGCCCAACCATGAAAGTGGCGGGTGAAGCGGAGAATGCGCCGCCGGCCGGTTGCTGCGCGGGCCAGCCGGAACGCGAGCAGGTTCGCTTCCTGCCCCGACGCGAAGTACTCGACCCGCTCCGCACTCGGCATCAGTTCGCGAATCAGCTCGGCCCATTCGATCTCGAGCGCGTGATTGTCGCCGAAATGAATCCCGAGGAGCGCCTGTTCGCAGACAGCCTTGACCACGGCGGGATGGCCATGCCCCAGCATCAGCGCGCCATGGCCCATCACGTAGTCGATGTATTCGTGGCCGTCCACATCCCATTTGCGGGCGCCTTCGGCCCGGACCATGTACGGGCCAAACGGGGCGCGTGCGCGGGTGAAGTGCGTGGCGCCACGGGCGGCGAAATACTCGAGGCCGCGAGCGTGCAGCGCCTCCGACGTTGCGTGGCTGGCGCGATACTCGCGTTCCAGCGCCTCCGATTCGCTCATCGATAACCTCGTGGTTGGACTCGGGGATGATAGCGTGTCAAAGCACCGGCGGCCACCATGTCGCCGACGTGACGACCTCGCTCCCGGGGCAAGCTTACTGCCGGGGACCGGCCCCGTGAAGGACAAAGTAGTCGTACCCGGTCCGGGCAAGGTCCGCGATCACCCGACTCATCTCAGCCAGGGGTCTGGTCGCCTCGGTCGTGTAGACCGCAATGACCAGGTGCGTCCCGTCCGGCAGGAAGATGACCCCGACGTCGTTCTGAATCGTGACGTCCAGCGTCCCTGTCTTGTTCGCAGCTCGCACCCCGGCCGGCAGACGCCCGCGAATCCGGGCGGCGCCGGTCTCCTCCCGCGCCATGATGCTCCACAGCAACTCGGTCGACGCCGGGGTGAGCACCCGGCCCCGAACCAGCTGCGCCAGCAGACTGGTCATCGCCTCTGGCGTCGTGTGGTCGCGCCGGCTGGCGAGAAAGGCCCGGCTGCCCGCCCGGGTCGCCTCCGGTGTTGCGGCAGCC contains:
- the fusA gene encoding elongation factor G, giving the protein MARTTPLSRYRNIGIMAHIDAGKTTTTERILYYTGKSHKIGEVHDGAATMDWMEQEQERGITITSAATTCFWTRNGEEYRINIIDTPGHVDFTAEVERSLRVLDGAVTLLDSVAGVEPQTETVWRQADRYGVPRIIFSNKMDRVGANFDRCLQMIRDRLTRKAFPLQLPVGSGETFTGHIDLLRQVEIVFNDETMGKTFTEMPIPEAFQEQVAKYRHELIEAAVEHEEELLEKYLDGVEPTLEEIMGAIRRATINGWIVPVLCGASFKNKGVQALLDSVIDFLPAPSDIPPIKGHLPLHDDTQVERIASDDESFSALAFKIMTDPYVGRLTYFRVYSGSIKSGSYVYNSTKDKRERIGRLLQMHANKREEIEEVLAGDIAAAIGLKDTRTGDTLSDEDKPVILEAMKFPNPVIDVAIEPKTKADQDKMGIALNKLAEEDPTFKVRSDAETGQTIIAGMGELHLEILVDRMKREFKVEANVGRPQVAFRETIRKKVTQVEGKFVRQSGGKGQYGHVVIDLEPAEAGTGFHFEDKIVGGVIPREFIKPVEAGIREALENGVLAGYPVVDVKVALVFGSYHDVDSSEMAFKIAGSMAFKEACKQAGPIILEPIMEVEVVTPGDYLGDVIGDLSSRRGKVGGMTQRGENQVVASEVPLSEMFGYSTNLRSMSQGRAVYSMQFDHYEQVPKAVEEQIVAKTKK
- the rpsG gene encoding 30S ribosomal protein S7; its protein translation is MSRRNKAIRRPLPPDPRYDSQTVSKFLNAIMYEGKKSLAERVFYGAMDLIEERTGQPGVTVFKQAVANAKPAVEVKSRRVGGASLQVPVEVRPERRTALAMRWIIQYSRARTEKTMSERLAAELILASKGEGNTIKKKEDTHKMAEANRAFAHYRW
- the rpsL gene encoding 30S ribosomal protein S12, coding for MPTINQLVRRPRKAPVYKDKSPALKQNPFRRGVCTRVYTVTPKKPNSALRKVAKVRLSNGFEVIAYIPGEGHNLQEHSIVLIRGGRVKDLPGVRYHIVRGTLDAAGVNGRKQSRSKYGAKAPKAGAPAGGKK
- a CDS encoding CocE/NonD family hydrolase is translated as MRPCLPVLGLFLLLIGTAESAASQEPRTFDVYTKGIHAAELVIGRAEYRIRKRNPETGAWSSPTVRPAFPVATDTAFMLPGRIRLLALQLPQLERIPWELLPAAAWPDAVTLYDRQERREVVVGGRTVQTTRWTHRDGSLPVDLIIDQAGTLVAGIDLRADVVLVRRGYEALTTVPRWQEANISPARYGYHLAERVMVPMSDGTRLATLVYLPREGKGPYPTIFVRTPYGISNLILEYWHYVARGYAVVLQAVRGTIYWDAANRSEGVWDPMINEPADGKTSLEWLVRQPWSDGQVCMQGGSYVGYTQWAVSMANNPALKCLIPESSMGTAFSDQPYWGGTIVEGIAYYVLFMLDKPILPGRSWNEILHHRPLIDLDRYATGSDIPQWKRLLTHQSNDAYWARQNWYRSTEPRRFSALQISGWFDDDFPGTEANWAMMTRYGQGPQRLVIGPWKHSYNADRRLNSYSFGPTAVREDIWLLKQQWYDRFLRNKAPSAPAPTVDYFVLGSNQWRQASAWPPAEAAATPWYLESDGQAARLRSRGHLVPEAPVTAGTPDRYRYDPANPPANWYDFDQMQRWEDVQSFPYDVKDIESRPDVVTYTSAPLEEDLTIAGNVMMVLHASTDVRDTDWWIHLADVDTSGRSNRISLGVLRARFRDLEDPVNRALGKNYESERPLSGDPGEVVEYRIALRSIANTFKKGHRIRIAVMNAMNNYSFPNSNTGADEARVTETIPGQMAIHHGGPHPSRIILPVLPRQAGLRPAPTP
- a CDS encoding aminotransferase class III-fold pyridoxal phosphate-dependent enzyme; the protein is MSESEALEREYRASHATSEALHARGLEYFAARGATHFTRARAPFGPYMVRAEGARKWDVDGHEYIDYVMGHGALMLGHGHPAVVKAVCEQALLGIHFGDNHALEIEWAELIRELMPSAERVEYFASGQEANLLAFRLARAATGRRRILRFTRHFHGWADELTAPGAPGAVNEAITVLPPGDLDAVERELVSGEYAAVMIEGGGAHLSGRIPVAPAFYRALAELARRHGTVFILDEVVTGFRDAPGGWQAVVGVRPDLTTLGKAVGAGMPCGVLVGRADLFAPLDPSIGAERLIARGGTWNAFPLSCAAGIAACRLYRDGAPQRHAAETAAELRRGANAALRDLGVSGRVYGRSICHIYLGPVDADADADDAEAPTRDWTRLVDPLRAPVYRRLDLELLTRGVASLRGEALMFSAAHQAEDVAQTVAAFRAALTAMLEDGALTATGLVPA